The DNA region TTGCAGCCCCCATTTCCTAACTGCGGGCAAGGTTTAAGACGAACAGAGGTCATCATGTCGAACATCATCCGCATCACCGCTCAGGGTATCTCGACCGAAGAGCTGAGCCACTGCGCAGCAGTTCCGCCCGAGGCCGTCATCCTGGGCGAGGCGCGTGAGACGGGCGCCGTCCATTTCGGCTCGGACAAAGTGACGATCGGCACCTGGGAATGCACGCCCTATGCCGAAATCCTCGCCTATCCAAACGCGACCGAATACACGACCGTGCTGTCGGGTCGCGTCGCGATCACAGATGCGGACGGCTCGGTTCAGGAATTCGGCCCCGGCGAAAGCTATGTGCTGAAAAGCGGTTTCGAGGGGCGGTTCGAGGTTCTGGAAACCCTTCGCAAGATCTATGTCCTGATCGAGGACTGATCGCGACGAGACCGAAGAGACGAGGCCAAGATGCAGACCCGCTCAGACAAGGCGCTTGCCGACACGACCTTTTTTCCGTTCTGGCTGGATCGTCCCGACGCCCCGGCGGCCAGCGCTCCTCTGGTCGGCGCCACCACGGCCGATCTGGTTGTCGTGGGCGGCGGTTTTACCGGGCTTTGGGCCGCCATCCAAGCCAAGGAGGCCGATCCTTCGCGCGATGTCGTTCTGATCGAAGCGGACCGCATCGCGCATGGCGCCTCGGGGCGGCCGGGCGGCATTGTCTCGACCTCGGTCATGCACGGGCTGGGGAATGCGCAACGCATTTTCCCCAAAGATCTGAACGCACTCGAGGCACTTGGCCATGACAACATGGCCGGGTTCCAGGACACGATCGAGCGGCACGCAATTGATGCCGATCTCGAATGGACCGGCGAGATGACGGTTGCCGTGTCAAAGGATGCACTCCCTGCCGTGCGCGAGGAATATGACCTGCATCGCGAACATGGCCATGACGTCGAAATGCTGGACGCGGCTCAAACCCGCGAACAGTTGAACTCACCCCTTTTCGAAGGGGCGTTGTGGTCACGCAAGGCCAGCGGGATTGTCCACCCCGCGCGCCTTGCCTGGGGCCTCCGCCGGGCGGCGATCGCCCTTGGAGTGCGAGTCCACGAACTGACCCCGATGAGCAGCATCGACGATCAGGGCATGACCTTGCTGATCAGGACCGGGAATGGTGAAATACGTGCGCCGCGCGTGATGCTGTGCACCAACGCCTTCGCCGCTGGGCATCGGCGCATCCGCACGCGCGTCGCGATGGTCCGCGACCGGATCCTGACGACCGAACCCCTGAACGCCGAGCAGAAGGCAGCAATCGGCTGGGCGAACCGCCAGGGCGTCTATGACACGCGCACCCAGTTGAACTACATGCGCCTGACGCCAGATGATCGTATCCTTTTCGGAGGGCGCCTGGGTTATTTCGCACATAGCCCCCGCGACCCCGCCGAGGATCTTACGCCCGCGCCCTATGGTCGCTTGGCCGAAGCCTTTTTCCAGACCTTCCCACAGCTTGAGGGGATCGGCTTTTCGCATGCCTGGAGCGGCCCGATCGCGCTGACAACGCGCATGGCCGTGCATTTCCAGACCTATTATGGCGGAAAGGCGGTCTATGCTGGCGGCTATTCGGGCTTTGGCGTCTCGGCCAGCCGCTTTGGCGCACGCGTGGGATTGGCCAAGCTGATGGGACAGGACCTGCCGGAAACGCGGATGGAATTCGCCGCGACCGAACCCAACTGGATCCCGCCCGAGCCGTTCCGCGCCATCGGCGCAAAGATCACCATGGCGGCGCTTGATGGCGCCGATGCCAAGGGTGGCTGGCGACGGCCCTGGCTTTCGATGGTGGGCAAGCTGGGCTTCCCGCTGTCCTGATCGGTCAGATTGGCAGTTCCGTGAGGCCAGCCCAGCCAATGCCGACGGGACTGGCCTTTCCTTTGTTTCGACAGAGACAAAACGAAAGGCGCGGCCGAAGCCGCGCCTCATCGTTGAACCTAGGCCTATGGCTGCCCGGTCAACGGCGCTTCACCCCCGGAAGGGCGCAAAGCATTTCGTAAAGGAAGTTTGCGGCGATCACGGCGGTGTTCCCGGCCGGGTCATAGGGCGGCGAGACCTCGACCAGATCGCAGCCGACAAGGTTCAGCCCGGCGCAGCCACGGATGATCTCAAGCCCCTGTATCGTCGTCAGACCGCCGACCTCGACAGTTCCCGTGCCCGGCGCGAAGGCCGGATCAAGGCTGTCGATGTCATAGGTGAGATAGACCGGCGCGTCACCGATTTCCTCGCGAATCTTTGCCATCAGGGGTGCGAGGCTCTTGTGCCAGCATTCCTCGGCGGGAATGACGGTCCAGCCCTTGTCACTGCCCCATTCAAAATCTTCGGGCGAATAGCCCGACCCGCGCAGGCCGATCTGGTAGACCTTGTCGTTGATCAGGCAACCGTCCTCCCAAGCGCGGCGGAAGGGGCAGCCATGCGCTTCGCGTTCGCCGAACATGTGCTCGTTGGTGTCGGAATGCGCGTCGACATGGATCAGCGCGACCGGGCCGTACTTTTCGCGGATGGCCCGCAGGATCGGCCAGGTCAGAGTGTGGTCACCGCCCAGCGTCAGCGGGATGACATCATGGCTCAGCACTTCGCGGTAATGCTCGGTGATGATGTCGACCGACTTCTTCAGATCGAAGGTGTTGATCGGAACGTCGCCGATATCGGCGACCTGCAGGCTATCGAAGGGCGCGGCCCCCGTGGCCATGTTATAGGGCCGGATCATCCGGCTTTCGTCGCGGATCTGACGTGGCCCGAGGCGGGTGCCGGGACGGTTCGAGGCGCCGATATCCATCGGAATGCCGATGAAAGCCGCGTCGAGCCCCGCCGCCGTCTCTTGCGAAGGCAGGCGCATCATCGTTGCTGGGCCGCCGAAACGGGGCATGGTATTCCCGCCAAGAGGTTGATTCAGATTGTCTTTCATGGGCGACGTACTCCTGCCTGCCTGATCGTTTCCGGTCAGAATAGGCCAGATTTTCACTTCGATAAAATCATTGCTGATCGAACCTTGCTTCGGGAAATTATGGAGTAACCCGGAGTGTGTTACCGGGCTCATCGTCCGATTCACTTCTTGATTGGTCGAAATGAAGATGGATAGATCATGATGTTTTCCAAACAACCGCCAAGGCATTGAATGAACTAGCCACGGGCGGCGACCGCCCGGCACGAAACGGAAAATACGAGATTTATGTTGGACAACGCCCTGCTTTCCCGCGACCGAACGGTTTTCCTCGATGGCGAATGGGTCAATGGCCGTGGCAAGCCGATCCGTTCGGTTGATCCCTCGACGGGCTCCGCGCTAACAGAGCTGAACGGCGCGCGCGCGGAAGACGTCTCGCTTGCAGCTGCGGCCGCGAGCCGTGCCTTCGGGTCGTGGCGCAGGCTTCCCGCAGCCAAGCGCGCCACCTATCTGCGCGGGTTCGCGGCAGGGCTGCTCGCGCGGAAGGAGACGCTTGTTGCGCTTCAGATGCTCAACAACGGCAAGCCGCGCATCGAGGCCGAGATCGATATCGATGACGCCGTTGCGACATTCGAATACTATGCCGGGCTCGCCGAGACGCTCGACGCGCGTCAGGATGGCATCATCGAATTGGCTGACCCGACCCTGAGTGGACGGACCAGGTTCGAACCTGTCGGCCCGGTTGCGCTGATCGTTCCCTGGAACTTTCCACTGGTCACAACCGCATGGAAGCTTGCTCCGGCGCTGGCAGCGGGTTGCACGGCGGTGCTGAAGCCGTCCGAGTTCACCACCCCGGCCGAGCTTGTCTATGGCGATATCGCGCTGGAGATCGGCCTGCCCGCAGGTGTGCTGAGCATTCTGCCCGGGGCCGGAGATGTCGGGGCCGCGATGACGACCGAGGCGCGCTTCCGCAAGATCAGCTTCACCGGATCGAATGCCACGGGCCGACGGGTCATGGCTGCCGCCGCAGAACGTTCGCTGCCGGTATCCCTTGAACTGGGGGGCAAGTCTCCGATCGTCATCATGGAAGATGCCGATGTCGCGCAGGCAATCGAAATCGCCGCGCTGGGGATCTTCTTCAATGCCGGGCAAATGTGTTCGGCGACCTCGCGGCTGATCGTCGCGGACAAGATCGCCGATGACGTGATCGCAGGCCTGCGCCGCCATGTCGCGGGCATGGTTGTCGCCGGTCACGAGGATTCCGCCGCCGAAATGGGGCCGCTGACCACGGCGGCACAACGTGACAAGGTGCTCGAGTACCTGCTGCGAGCCCGGCATGACGGGCTCGATTGCCTGGCGGGCGGGGCTTCGACGGGACGCGAAGGAGGCTTCTTCGTCGAACCGAGCATTTACACCGATGTTCCGACCGACCATCCGATCTGGCGCGAAGAGATCTTTGGCCCGGTACTGGCCATTCGCCGCGCCGCCTCGGAAGACGAGGCGCTGACCCTCGCCAATGACAGCGATTTCGGCCTGGCCGCGACCGTTGTCGGCGGCGAACGCGCCGATGATCTGGCCAATCGGATCGACGCGGGCCATGTCTGGGTGAACTCTCCCCAGATCATCTTTCCAAACACCGCCTGGGGAGGTTTCAAGGCCAGCGGCATCGGGCGCGAGCTCGGGCCCTGGGGTCTGGCCGCATATTCCGGCGTCAAGCACGTCACCTCTCGGGTTGGGGCCTGACTCGTTCGGCAAAACACCGCCGCACGGTCTTTGCGTCGCGCGGCGGTGGGTTTAGATGGGGATGAACGCAATTCCACGAAATTCCCGAGCCATGACTGATACTGACCCTCGGACCAGAACCACCCCCACCGCGGCACGCAGAAGCAAGAGCCGGGGTGCCATCCCCGTCGAAAGCGCCGATATCCGGTTGATCCGCATCTTTCTGCGGGTTGTCGAGGCAGGCGGGCTTTCGGCCGCGCAGTCCGAATTGAACCTGGCGCTGTCGAGCATTTCCGAAAAGATTTCGGCGCTTGAGGCGCGATACGGGCTCAAGCTGTGCAAGCGTGGTCGCAGCGGCTTTTCCCTGACCCCGGCAGGCGAGGATTTCTACAAGGAGGCGCAGCGGTTGCTGGGCTCGCTTGACCAGTTCTCGAACCGGGTTGCGGGGTTCAGTTCGCAAATGCCGCGCAGCCTTGCTGTCGGGCTGGTCGACACGATCATCTCGGACCCGCTTTGTCCCGTCTCGCGCGCGGTCGCGAAATTTGCCGAGGCCGCTCCTTCGGTCCACCTGGAGATCGCGACCCTTTCACCCGGAGAACTGTTGCGCGAAGTGATCGGTCAAAAGGTCGATCTCGCGGTCGGCAGCTTCCCGCGTGCGGCGATGGGGCTCGATTATCTCAGCCTGCATGACGAACAGCACAACCTTTATTGCGCTTGCACTCATCAACTGTTCGACATGCCCGACCCACAGATCGGGATCGACAGCATTCGCGAACATCGTATCATCGCCCGCAGCTACTGGGCGTCTCGCGATATCCGGGTCTTTGCCATATCCGCACCACATGCCACGGTCAGCAACATGGAAGCCGAAGCGCACCTGATCTTGTCAGGGGCCTATCTGGGCTACTTGCCGGACCACTACGCCGCGAAATTCCCAGGCCAGTTGCGCGCGATCCGCCCGGATCTCTTTTCCTATGTGGCGAAGTTCCAGGTCGCGGCGCGGCAGGACTGGCAATCCCGTCAGGCCACCCGCGCCTTCATCGAAGCCTTGCAGGAAGCCAGTAGCGAGTTGCGAGCGCGCTGATCAGAAAGTCGGCGGCGTGCAGGCGCTGACGATGACGCAGGGCTCGGCCCCGACCTGGCGGAAGCGATGCGGCTTGCGGCTGTCGAAGTAATAGCCGTCGCCAGGGCCGAGGATGCGGCGCTCTTCGCCCACGGTGATCTCGATCTTGCCCGAGATGACGATGCCGCCCTCTTCGCCCTCGTGGCGATACATCACCCGCCCGGTATCCGCGCCCGGCTCGTAGCGCTCGTGCAGGATGGTCATGGCGCGGCCGAACTGGCTGTTGCCGACCCGTTTCAGCGAGAGTTTCCCCTTGCCGATCTCGGGCAGGTCCGAGGCCTGGTAGAAGATCACCTGCTCGGGCTCGGGCTCGAAGGCGAAGAACTCGGACAGGCTTACCGGGATGCCGTCGAGGATGCGCCGGAGCGCGCCGACCGAGGGGTTCATCTTGTCCGCCTCGACCAGCGAGATGGTCGCATTGGTGACATTGGCGCGCTTGGCCAGGGCGCGTTGCGACAGGCCGGCGCGCTCGCGCAGGATTCGCAGCCGCTCGCCCAGGCGCAGATCGCCGAGTTCGGTGTTTAGGTCGTTCATGATCGTTAACAGTCCGGCAGTCACTCGATAAATTTCAACGCGTTGCGCAGAGCAAGAATTAGACTGTAAAAACCATTTTGAACAGGGCATCTGCGAGGACAACCGGGCGAAAATCAGCCCCGGACCTTTCAGGAGGCATCACATGCTCAACGCCGAAATCGCCGCCCGTCGCCAGACGACCATCGCCC from Paracoccus sp. MBLB3053 includes:
- a CDS encoding cupin domain-containing protein; this encodes MSNIIRITAQGISTEELSHCAAVPPEAVILGEARETGAVHFGSDKVTIGTWECTPYAEILAYPNATEYTTVLSGRVAITDADGSVQEFGPGESYVLKSGFEGRFEVLETLRKIYVLIED
- a CDS encoding aldehyde dehydrogenase family protein, coding for MDNALLSRDRTVFLDGEWVNGRGKPIRSVDPSTGSALTELNGARAEDVSLAAAAASRAFGSWRRLPAAKRATYLRGFAAGLLARKETLVALQMLNNGKPRIEAEIDIDDAVATFEYYAGLAETLDARQDGIIELADPTLSGRTRFEPVGPVALIVPWNFPLVTTAWKLAPALAAGCTAVLKPSEFTTPAELVYGDIALEIGLPAGVLSILPGAGDVGAAMTTEARFRKISFTGSNATGRRVMAAAAERSLPVSLELGGKSPIVIMEDADVAQAIEIAALGIFFNAGQMCSATSRLIVADKIADDVIAGLRRHVAGMVVAGHEDSAAEMGPLTTAAQRDKVLEYLLRARHDGLDCLAGGASTGREGGFFVEPSIYTDVPTDHPIWREEIFGPVLAIRRAASEDEALTLANDSDFGLAATVVGGERADDLANRIDAGHVWVNSPQIIFPNTAWGGFKASGIGRELGPWGLAAYSGVKHVTSRVGA
- a CDS encoding NAD(P)/FAD-dependent oxidoreductase; the encoded protein is MQTRSDKALADTTFFPFWLDRPDAPAASAPLVGATTADLVVVGGGFTGLWAAIQAKEADPSRDVVLIEADRIAHGASGRPGGIVSTSVMHGLGNAQRIFPKDLNALEALGHDNMAGFQDTIERHAIDADLEWTGEMTVAVSKDALPAVREEYDLHREHGHDVEMLDAAQTREQLNSPLFEGALWSRKASGIVHPARLAWGLRRAAIALGVRVHELTPMSSIDDQGMTLLIRTGNGEIRAPRVMLCTNAFAAGHRRIRTRVAMVRDRILTTEPLNAEQKAAIGWANRQGVYDTRTQLNYMRLTPDDRILFGGRLGYFAHSPRDPAEDLTPAPYGRLAEAFFQTFPQLEGIGFSHAWSGPIALTTRMAVHFQTYYGGKAVYAGGYSGFGVSASRFGARVGLAKLMGQDLPETRMEFAATEPNWIPPEPFRAIGAKITMAALDGADAKGGWRRPWLSMVGKLGFPLS
- a CDS encoding LysR family transcriptional regulator — its product is MTDTDPRTRTTPTAARRSKSRGAIPVESADIRLIRIFLRVVEAGGLSAAQSELNLALSSISEKISALEARYGLKLCKRGRSGFSLTPAGEDFYKEAQRLLGSLDQFSNRVAGFSSQMPRSLAVGLVDTIISDPLCPVSRAVAKFAEAAPSVHLEIATLSPGELLREVIGQKVDLAVGSFPRAAMGLDYLSLHDEQHNLYCACTHQLFDMPDPQIGIDSIREHRIIARSYWASRDIRVFAISAPHATVSNMEAEAHLILSGAYLGYLPDHYAAKFPGQLRAIRPDLFSYVAKFQVAARQDWQSRQATRAFIEALQEASSELRAR
- a CDS encoding cupin domain-containing protein, translating into MNDLNTELGDLRLGERLRILRERAGLSQRALAKRANVTNATISLVEADKMNPSVGALRRILDGIPVSLSEFFAFEPEPEQVIFYQASDLPEIGKGKLSLKRVGNSQFGRAMTILHERYEPGADTGRVMYRHEGEEGGIVISGKIEITVGEERRILGPGDGYYFDSRKPHRFRQVGAEPCVIVSACTPPTF
- the speB gene encoding agmatinase gives rise to the protein MKDNLNQPLGGNTMPRFGGPATMMRLPSQETAAGLDAAFIGIPMDIGASNRPGTRLGPRQIRDESRMIRPYNMATGAAPFDSLQVADIGDVPINTFDLKKSVDIITEHYREVLSHDVIPLTLGGDHTLTWPILRAIREKYGPVALIHVDAHSDTNEHMFGEREAHGCPFRRAWEDGCLINDKVYQIGLRGSGYSPEDFEWGSDKGWTVIPAEECWHKSLAPLMAKIREEIGDAPVYLTYDIDSLDPAFAPGTGTVEVGGLTTIQGLEIIRGCAGLNLVGCDLVEVSPPYDPAGNTAVIAANFLYEMLCALPGVKRR